In the Sus scrofa isolate TJ Tabasco breed Duroc chromosome 6, Sscrofa11.1, whole genome shotgun sequence genome, one interval contains:
- the LOC100627655 gene encoding carcinoembryonic antigen-related cell adhesion molecule 2-like — protein MESEIQEREDVMVSNAAQRPPSPSAFFLSSCSKQASAQLTITSIPPRAMEGGNITLSVQGLPQNLISYNWFRGAATSQDTRILNFKFTNHALTPEPAHSGRETGSADGSLTVTDVRVLDSGIYTLQLISVDRTSGHYAMLLLSGAFLSGGTTSSSKHLLIAFCVPGAILYPLEIGCHGERIGMPRHLRTSAVEWGVSEASGHFLLLIISGTLGALLPLARSGSPFSSPEKLQQPQVAAQNLAPVEHMDSLHLTCVSPNNDVTIRWFQNLEVIQEGDGSAVSTDGRVLTIPRVTRNNSGTYHCEARNHLGSRLSEALMVGVTSGEFGQIASPFCASVSSSTKPFSRGPDGPDTPTMTSPDPDFVIGSNLTLICLADSQPPAQYTWSISGVPGPKGQTLFIPSLSRAHSGIYTCKASNSISGLHSSVDISISISGTAMV, from the exons TGTCGAATGCTGCTCAGAGGCCCCCTTCTCCCTCAGCCTTCTTTCTGAGCTCATGCAGCAAGCAGGCATCTGCCCAGCTGACCATCACCTCCATCCCTCCCCGGGCCATGGAAGGGGGAAACATCACCTTGTCAGTCCAGGGGCTCCCTCAGAATCTCATCTCCTACAACTGGTTCCGAGGAGCAGCCACTTCCCAGGATACCCGGATCCTCAATTTTAAATTCACCAACCACGCCCTCACTCCAGAACCAGCCCATAGTGGCCGGGAGACAGGCAGTGCTGATGGGTCTCTGACCGTCACTGACGTGCGAGTGTTGGACAGTGGCATCTACACGCTGCAGCTCATCTCTGTGGACAGGACCAGTGGCCATTACGCTATGCTACTTCTCTCTGGGGCATTCCTCTCTGGTGGCACAACTAGCAGTAGTAAGCATTTATTAATTGCTTTCTGTGTACCTGGTGCTATTCTGTACCCTCTGGAGATAGGTTGCCACGG GGAGAGGATTGGGATGCCCAGACATTTAAGAACCTCTGCAGTGGAGTGG GGGGTTTCCGAGGCCTCAGGGCATTTCCTGCTCCTGATAATTTCTGGAACCCTGGGTGCCCTCCTGCCCTTGGCACGCTCtggttctcctttctcctccccagagAAGCTGCAGCAGCCCCAGGTGGCCGCCCAGAACCTGGCCCCAGTGGAGCACATGGACTCCTTGCATTTGACATGTGTCTCCCCAAACAATGATGTGACCATCCGGTGGTTTCAGAACCTCGAGGTGATTCAGGAAGGAGATGGGTCAGCAGTCTCCACGGATGGCAGGGTCCTCACCATCCCCAGAGTCACACGAAATAACTCTGGCACCTACCACTGCGAGGCCAGGAACCACTTGGGATCAAGGCTCAGTGAAGCCCTCATGGTTGGCGTGACCT CTGGTGAATTTGGGCAAATCGCTTCCCCcttctgtgcctcggtttcctcgtcTACAAA ACCATTTTCTCGTGGTCCAGATGGCCCTGACACCCCCACCATGACCTCACCAGACCCAGATTTTGTGATTGGTTCTAACCTCACCCTGATCTGCCTGGCCGactcccagccccctgcccagtACACGTGGAGCATCAGTGGGGTCCCCGGGCCCAAGGGTCAGACCCTCTTCATTCCCAGTCTCTCCAGGGCGCACTCGGGGATCTATACCTGCAAGGCTTCAAACTCCATATCCGGCTTGCACAGCAGCGTGGACATCAGCATTAGCATCTCAGGTACCGCTATGGTCTGA
- the LOC110261355 gene encoding carcinoembryonic antigen-related cell adhesion molecule 5-like gives MWNPSACTASPQGVQWPSLRWYVNGQSIFPGGHMELSSDHRMLTLHNISRNDTGHYQCESRNSAASSISDPVLVKVICRFSADGPDLPVVNPPDPEVRAGAALTLSCFADSNPPAQYRWEVDGKPGPATQHLVIAEVSLDQEGRYTCKASNSITHLCRSANGKIWISGGCGGVMVTVAQALLPLYRWRWGLCQPYTYLRKAARSLPQNSMAQDSEPVL, from the exons ATGTGGAATCCATCAGCCTGCACTGCTTCCCCCCAAGGAGTACAGTGGCCCTCCCTCCGGTGGTATGTCAATGGCCAGAGTATCTTCCCTGGTGGCCACATGGAGCTGTCCTCAGACCACAGGATGCTGACTCTGCACAACATCAGCAGGAACGACACAGGGCACTACCAGTGTGAGAGTAGGAACTCAGCCGCCAGCAGCATCAGCGACCCCGTCCTTGTCAAAGTCATTT GTCGATTCTCGGCAGATGGCCCAGACCTTCCCGTGGTCAACCCTCCAGACCCAGAGGTCAGGGCTGGTGCAGCCCTCACCCTGTCCTGCTTTGCCGACTCAAACCCCCCTGCCCAGTACCGTTGGGAGGTGGATGGGAAGCCAGGCCCTGCCACCCAGCACCTGGTCATTGCTGAGGTCTCCTTGGACCAGGAGGGCAGGTACACCTGCAAAGCCTCCAACAGCATCACTCACCTTTGCCGCTCAGCCAATGGGAAGATCTGGATCTCAGGTGGGTGTGGAGGTGTCATGGTGACAGTGGCTCAGGCTCTCTTGCCTTTATACAGGTGGCGATGGGGGTTGTGTCAGCCATACACTTATCTCAGGAAAGCTGCACGCTCCCTTCCCCAAAACTCGATGGCTCAAGACAGTGAACCTGTGTTATGA